One Miscanthus floridulus cultivar M001 chromosome 11, ASM1932011v1, whole genome shotgun sequence DNA window includes the following coding sequences:
- the LOC136493084 gene encoding glutathione hydrolase 1-like isoform X1: MYGGNESLKARGALSIAVPGEIAGLYEAWKHHGKLPWKRLVLPAARLALAFRISPYLRMQMEATRDGILGNNGTRAVYAPGGDILRAGDVCRNARLAQTLRAVAEHGPRVFYGGAVGARLVRDVREAGGIVTVEDLNRYQVKVRRPLTGNVMGLQVVTMPPPSAGGAGMMLVLNILDQYGIPAGFAGSLGIHRLIESLKHYMAVKMNLGDPDFVNESEVVSDMISPKFAAELKKTIYDNMTFAPKHYGGRWNILQDHGTSHLSIIDSERNAVSMTSTVNSYFGSLILSPRTGILLNNEMDDFSMPANASENSPPPAPANFVSPLKRPLSSMTPTIVVKDGKLVAAVGASGGSMIPAGTIEVFINHFVKNMDPLASVMAPRVYHQLIPNEVKYENWTTVTGDHFELDAATRADLQKRGHVLKPLAGGTISQLVVHNIGRQGDLTAVSDPRKGGVPAGY, from the exons ATGTACGGCGGCAATGAGTCGCTGAAAGCACGGGGCGCGCTCTCCATAGCAGTTCCCGGGGAGATCGCCGGCCTGTACGAGGCGTGGAAGCACCACGGCAAGCTCCCATGGAAGCGCCTCGTCCTGCCGGCCGCGCGGCTCGCCCTGGCGTTCAGGATCTCGCCGTACCTGCGGATGCAGATGGAGGCGACCAGGGACGGCATCCTGGGCAACAACGGGACGCGGGCCGTGTACGCGCCGGGCGGCGACATCCTCAGGGCCGGGGACGTGTGCCGCAACGCGAGGCTCGCCCAGACGCTGCGGGCCGTCGCGGAGCACGGGCCCCGCGTGTTCTACGGCGGCGCCGTGGGGGCGCGGCTCGTGAGGGACGTCCGGGAGGCCGGAGGGATCGTGACGGTGGAGGACCTGAACAGGTACCAGGTGAAGGTGCGGCGGCCGCTGACGGGAAACGTGATGGGGCTCCAGGTGGTGACCATGCCGCCGCCTTCGGCCGGCGGTGCCGGGATGATGCTT GTCCTGAACATCCTCGATCAGTATGGCATTCCTGCTGGTTTCGCTGGATCTCTTGGGATTCATCGCCTCATCGAGTCCTTGAAGCATTACATGGCGGTAAAGATGAACCTTGGCGATCCTGACTTTGTGAACGAAAGCGAGGTTGTGTCTGATATGATTTCCCCCAAATTTGCTGCTGAACTGAAGAAAACCATTTATGACAACATGACATTTGCGCCTAAACATTACGGAGGAAG GTGGAACATCCTTCAGGACCATGGAACCAGCCACTTGTCCATCATCGACAGCGAGCGAAACGCGGTTTCGATGACGAGCACCGTCAACTCGTACTTCGGTTCACTGATCCTTTCCCCACGCACAGGCATCCTGCTCAACAACGAGATGGATGACTTCTCCATGCCGGCGAACGCGTCGGAGAATTCTCCACCGCCAGCACCTGCCAATTTCGTCAGCCCTTTGAAACGGCCTCTCTCTTCCATGACTCCAACCATAGTTGTCAAG GACGGGAAGCTCGTGGCTGCAGTTGGTGCCAGTGGTGGCAGCATGATCCCCGCTGGAACGATCGAGGTGTTCATCAACCATTTCGTCAAGAACATGGATCCATTGGCTTCTGTCATGGCGCCAAGGGTGTATCACCAG CTGATCCCAAACGAGGTCAAGTACGAGAACTGGACGACGGTGACCGGCGACCACTTCGAGCTCGACGCCGCGACGAGGGCCGACCTGCAGAAGAGAGGCCACGTCCTGAAGCCGCTAGCCGGGGGAACCATAAGCCAGCTCGTGGTGCACAACATCGGGCGCCAAGGCGACCTGACCGCCGTCAGTGACCCCAGAAAAGGCGGTGTCCCGGCCGGTTACTGA
- the LOC136493084 gene encoding glutathione hydrolase 1-like isoform X2 encodes MLVRLADGTAVVYDSRETAPLAASKDMYGGNESLKARGALSIAVPGEIAGLYEAWKHHGKLPWKRLVLPAARLALAFRISPYLRMQMEATRDGILGNNGTRAVYAPGGDILRAGDVCRNARLAQTLRAVAEHGPRVFYGGAVGARLVRDVREAGGIVTVEDLNRYQVKVRRPLTGNVMGLQVVTMPPPSAGGAGMMLVLNILDQYGIPAGFAGSLGIHRLIESLKHYMAVKMNLGDPDFVNESEVVSDMISPKFAAELKKTIYDNMTFAPKHYGGRWNILQDHGTSHLSIIDSERNAVSMTSTVNSYFGSLILSPRTGILLNNEMDDFSMPANASENSPPPAPANFVSPLKRPLSSMTPTIVVKDGKLVAAVGASGGSMIPAGTIEVFINHFVKNMDPLASVMAPRVYHQV; translated from the exons ATGCTCGTCAGGCTCGCCGACGGCACCGCCGTCGTGTACGACTCCCGCGAGACCGCGCCCCTCGCCGCCTCCAAG GACATGTACGGCGGCAATGAGTCGCTGAAAGCACGGGGCGCGCTCTCCATAGCAGTTCCCGGGGAGATCGCCGGCCTGTACGAGGCGTGGAAGCACCACGGCAAGCTCCCATGGAAGCGCCTCGTCCTGCCGGCCGCGCGGCTCGCCCTGGCGTTCAGGATCTCGCCGTACCTGCGGATGCAGATGGAGGCGACCAGGGACGGCATCCTGGGCAACAACGGGACGCGGGCCGTGTACGCGCCGGGCGGCGACATCCTCAGGGCCGGGGACGTGTGCCGCAACGCGAGGCTCGCCCAGACGCTGCGGGCCGTCGCGGAGCACGGGCCCCGCGTGTTCTACGGCGGCGCCGTGGGGGCGCGGCTCGTGAGGGACGTCCGGGAGGCCGGAGGGATCGTGACGGTGGAGGACCTGAACAGGTACCAGGTGAAGGTGCGGCGGCCGCTGACGGGAAACGTGATGGGGCTCCAGGTGGTGACCATGCCGCCGCCTTCGGCCGGCGGTGCCGGGATGATGCTT GTCCTGAACATCCTCGATCAGTATGGCATTCCTGCTGGTTTCGCTGGATCTCTTGGGATTCATCGCCTCATCGAGTCCTTGAAGCATTACATGGCGGTAAAGATGAACCTTGGCGATCCTGACTTTGTGAACGAAAGCGAGGTTGTGTCTGATATGATTTCCCCCAAATTTGCTGCTGAACTGAAGAAAACCATTTATGACAACATGACATTTGCGCCTAAACATTACGGAGGAAG GTGGAACATCCTTCAGGACCATGGAACCAGCCACTTGTCCATCATCGACAGCGAGCGAAACGCGGTTTCGATGACGAGCACCGTCAACTCGTACTTCGGTTCACTGATCCTTTCCCCACGCACAGGCATCCTGCTCAACAACGAGATGGATGACTTCTCCATGCCGGCGAACGCGTCGGAGAATTCTCCACCGCCAGCACCTGCCAATTTCGTCAGCCCTTTGAAACGGCCTCTCTCTTCCATGACTCCAACCATAGTTGTCAAG GACGGGAAGCTCGTGGCTGCAGTTGGTGCCAGTGGTGGCAGCATGATCCCCGCTGGAACGATCGAGGTGTTCATCAACCATTTCGTCAAGAACATGGATCCATTGGCTTCTGTCATGGCGCCAAGGGTGTATCACCAGGTTTGA